The Engystomops pustulosus chromosome 4, aEngPut4.maternal, whole genome shotgun sequence genome contains a region encoding:
- the LOC140126339 gene encoding sperm acrosome membrane-associated protein 6-like yields the protein MRFFDSYYLLLQILVILCGAGLSSSCHSCFTTPAEKSSICQYAVSQGKMETEHCFQKLHMGFNPLTNISIAYSQVKYIKKYLKSFNEVVRKIDQSLISPSWVEQFERKMAEFVKHVIDHVASHPAEECTSSCGFQKAARTYSCRQCIMEDCKIPIACPLEVINVRELEQARIPCGASFRLPEHLKVEWKYAKNMKVTDFSYFTDISNGAKLYMMIKPVSFSHTGTYSCQITDDNHDVILRKFYYLNVIQSKSQTGEIWDVEFQRTLVGKLETPLEDEIDGPSTADKIREFLKSPIGYAVCAGVCGLLVTIIAVLLWCYAPSVDLGRNRPTSWVYP from the exons ATGCGCTTCTTCGACTCGTATTATCTGCTGCTGCAGATTCTGGTTATTCTGTGTGGAGCTGGGCTCTCTAGCTCATGCCACTCCTGCTTCACCACCCCCGCGGAAAAATCGAGCATATGCCAGTATGCTGTCTCGCAAGGGAAGATGGAGACTGAACATTGTTTCCAGAAGCTCCATATGGGCTTCAACCCATTAACTAACATATCGATAG CCTATTCCCaggtaaaatacataaaaaaatatctgAAGAGTTTCAATGAAGTGGTCCGTAAAATCGACCAATCAC TCATTTCCCCATCCTGGGTGGAACAGTTTGAAAGAAAAATGGCTGAATTTGTGAAACATGTGATAGACCATGTTGCAA GTCATCCCGCAGAAGAATGTACATCTTCATGTG GATTTCAAAAAGCTGCCCGCACCTATTCTTGCCGCCAATGTATTATGGAGGACTGTAAGATTCCTATAGCCTGTCCCC TGGAAGTAATAAATGTACGCGAACTTGAGCAGGCCAGAATACCGTGCGGGGCATCTTTCCGTCTACCTGAGCATCTGAAGGTTGAGTGGAAGTACGCCAAAAAC ATGAAGGTGACCGATTTCAGTTACTTTACCGACATCAGCAATGGGGCCAAATTGTATATGATGATCAAGCCTGTGAGCTTCAGCCATACTGGGACATATTCCTGTCAGATCACGGATGACAACCATGACGTCATACTCCGGAAATTCTACTATCTGAACG tgatacAGTCAAAATCACAAACAGGAGAAATTTGGGATGTCGAATTCCAACGGACTCTGGTAGGAAAACTGGAAACTCCGCTAGAGGATGAAATAGATGGCCCTTCCACTGCAGACAAAATCCGGGAATTTCTAAAGAGTCCCATCGGCTATGCCGTCTGTGCTGGCGTCTGCGGTCTGCTTGTCACAATAATTGCTGTACTCCTCTGGTGTTATGCCCCTAGTGTGGATTTAGGAAGAAACAGACCAACATCATGGGTCTATCCCTAA